One window of Streptomyces sp. FIT100 genomic DNA carries:
- a CDS encoding protein kinase domain-containing protein yields MAPEPEASGGGVSEAADSWGVGGLVGDGRYRLTHRLGRGGMAEVFAAEDVRLGRTVAVKLLRADLAEDPVSKARFTREAQSVAGLNHHAIVAVYDSGEDVVNGQSVPYIVMELVEGRTIRDLLISAEAPPPEQALIIVSGVLEALAYSHQHGIVHRDIKPANVIITDGGAVKVMDFGIARALHGAQSTMTQTGMVMGTPQYLSPEQALGKAVDHRSDLYATGCLLYELLALRPPFTGETPLSVVYQHVQDAPVPPSETSDVAPPELDGLVIRALAKDPDDRFQSAEEMRGLVQYGLQMLQQQGSHTGTWNTGPVEVHEGGHTPAQGMTATTVIGHPPHGDTSQGPILPPRNPDDGGYGAYDGARGNGRGGRGKALLFVALALIAITAGVVFALDRANNAGENQKPQPQISSTPDTSDATSPTPSETETEESDEPEQPTDGGNEQPWTPSDTPTDQDTPSTPQSPTDGGPTGSPSTTEGNTSEGSTEGNTDEGATEGDTSEGATEGATEGVTEGATDGGNSTGTTTTGQDTGGTTGQVGGNTT; encoded by the coding sequence ATGGCACCCGAACCCGAAGCAAGTGGCGGCGGAGTCTCGGAAGCTGCGGACTCCTGGGGCGTCGGCGGGCTCGTCGGTGACGGACGCTACCGGCTGACCCACCGTCTCGGGCGGGGCGGCATGGCCGAGGTGTTCGCGGCGGAGGACGTACGGCTCGGCCGCACCGTCGCCGTCAAGCTGCTCCGCGCCGACCTCGCCGAGGACCCGGTCTCCAAGGCGCGCTTCACGCGCGAGGCTCAGTCGGTCGCCGGGCTCAACCACCACGCCATCGTGGCCGTGTACGACTCCGGCGAGGACGTCGTGAACGGCCAGTCCGTGCCGTACATCGTCATGGAGCTGGTCGAGGGCCGCACCATCCGCGATCTGCTCATCAGCGCGGAGGCACCGCCGCCCGAGCAGGCGCTGATCATCGTCTCCGGGGTTCTCGAGGCGCTCGCGTACTCGCACCAGCACGGCATCGTGCACCGTGACATCAAGCCCGCGAACGTCATCATCACCGACGGCGGCGCGGTGAAGGTGATGGACTTCGGCATCGCCCGCGCACTGCACGGCGCGCAGTCGACGATGACCCAGACCGGCATGGTCATGGGCACGCCGCAGTACCTCTCCCCCGAGCAGGCGCTCGGCAAGGCCGTCGACCACCGCTCCGACCTGTACGCCACGGGCTGCCTGCTCTACGAACTGCTCGCGCTGCGCCCGCCTTTCACCGGCGAGACACCGTTGTCGGTCGTCTACCAGCACGTCCAGGACGCCCCCGTGCCCCCGTCCGAGACATCGGACGTCGCGCCGCCGGAGCTGGACGGGCTCGTCATCCGGGCGCTCGCGAAGGACCCGGACGACCGGTTCCAGAGCGCCGAGGAGATGCGTGGCCTCGTGCAGTACGGGCTGCAGATGCTCCAGCAGCAGGGCAGCCACACGGGTACGTGGAACACCGGCCCGGTCGAGGTGCACGAGGGCGGCCACACCCCGGCGCAGGGGATGACCGCGACGACCGTGATCGGCCACCCGCCCCACGGGGACACCTCCCAGGGCCCGATCCTCCCGCCGCGCAATCCGGACGACGGCGGTTACGGGGCGTACGACGGCGCACGCGGCAACGGCCGCGGCGGGCGGGGCAAGGCGCTGCTCTTCGTCGCGCTCGCGCTGATCGCGATCACGGCGGGCGTGGTCTTCGCGCTCGACCGGGCGAACAACGCCGGAGAGAACCAGAAGCCGCAGCCCCAGATCTCGAGCACCCCGGACACCTCGGACGCGACGTCCCCGACGCCGTCCGAGACGGAGACCGAGGAGAGCGACGAGCCGGAGCAGCCGACGGACGGCGGCAACGAGCAGCCGTGGACGCCGTCCGACACCCCGACCGACCAGGACACGCCGTCCACGCCGCAGAGCCCCACCGACGGGGGGCCGACGGGCTCGCCCTCGACGACGGAGGGGAACACGAGTGAGGGGTCGACGGAGGGCAACACGGACGAAGGGGCGACGGAGGGGGACACGAGTGAGGGGGCCACGGAGGGCGCGACCGAGGGGGTCACGGAGGGCGCGACCGACGGCGGCAACAGCACCGGTACCACCACCACCGGTCAGGACACCGGCGGGACCACGGGTCAGGTCGGCGGCAACACCACCTGA
- the pdhA gene encoding pyruvate dehydrogenase (acetyl-transferring) E1 component subunit alpha, with amino-acid sequence MTVESTAASKPRRSSKRTGATAAKSASSATSASSAKRAGKQPQQEPQPGTSEPQLVQLLTPEGERVEHPEYNVDLSADELKGLYRDMVLTRRFDAEATALQRQGELGLWASLLGQEAAQIGSGRALRDDDYVFPTYREHGVAWCRGVDPTNLLGMFRGVNHGGWDPNSNNFHLYTIVIGSQTLHATGYAMGVAKDGADSAVIAYFGDGASSQGDVAESFTFSAVYNAPVVFFCQNNQWAISEPTERQTRVPLYQRAQGFGFPGVRVDGNDVLACLAVTRSALERARRGEGPTLVEAFTYRMGAHTTSDDPTKYRHDDERAAWEAKDPILRLRTYLEREVLGENEAEAFFTALEEESDVLAKRVREVVRAMPDPDHMAIFENVYADGHALVDEERAQFAAYQASFATELDSGSAAGPAQEGK; translated from the coding sequence GTGACCGTGGAGAGCACTGCCGCGAGCAAACCGCGCCGCAGTAGTAAGCGCACCGGCGCCACCGCCGCGAAGAGCGCAAGCAGCGCAACCAGCGCGAGCAGCGCAAAGCGCGCCGGGAAGCAGCCGCAGCAGGAGCCGCAGCCGGGGACTTCCGAGCCGCAGCTCGTACAGCTGCTGACGCCCGAGGGCGAGCGGGTCGAGCACCCTGAGTACAACGTCGACCTCAGCGCGGACGAGCTCAAGGGCCTGTACCGGGACATGGTCCTGACGCGTCGCTTCGACGCCGAGGCCACGGCCCTCCAGCGCCAGGGCGAGCTGGGCCTGTGGGCGTCGCTGCTGGGTCAGGAGGCCGCCCAGATCGGCTCGGGACGGGCCCTGCGCGACGACGACTACGTCTTCCCGACCTACCGCGAGCACGGCGTCGCCTGGTGCCGCGGGGTCGACCCGACGAACCTGCTCGGCATGTTCCGCGGCGTGAACCACGGCGGCTGGGATCCGAACAGCAACAACTTCCACCTGTACACGATCGTGATCGGCTCGCAGACGCTGCACGCGACCGGGTACGCGATGGGTGTCGCCAAGGACGGCGCGGACTCCGCCGTCATCGCCTACTTCGGCGACGGCGCCTCCAGCCAGGGAGACGTCGCGGAGTCCTTCACCTTCTCCGCGGTCTACAACGCCCCGGTCGTGTTCTTCTGCCAGAACAACCAGTGGGCGATCTCCGAGCCCACCGAGCGCCAGACCCGTGTGCCGCTCTACCAGCGCGCCCAGGGCTTCGGCTTCCCGGGCGTCCGCGTCGACGGCAACGACGTGCTCGCGTGCCTGGCCGTGACCCGGTCCGCGCTGGAGCGCGCCCGGCGCGGCGAGGGCCCGACGCTGGTCGAGGCGTTCACGTACCGGATGGGCGCCCACACGACCTCCGACGACCCCACCAAGTACCGGCACGACGACGAGCGGGCGGCCTGGGAGGCCAAGGACCCGATCCTGCGTCTGCGGACGTACCTGGAGCGCGAGGTCCTCGGCGAGAACGAGGCCGAGGCGTTCTTCACCGCCCTGGAGGAGGAGAGCGACGTGCTCGCCAAGCGCGTGCGCGAGGTCGTCCGCGCCATGCCCGACCCGGACCACATGGCCATTTTCGAGAACGTGTACGCCGACGGGCACGCCCTCGTCGACGAGGAGCGCGCGCAGTTCGCCGCCTACCAGGCGTCGTTCGCGACAGAGCTGGACAGCGGCTCCGCCGCGGGCCCGGCGCAGGAGGGCAAGTAA
- a CDS encoding pyridoxamine 5'-phosphate oxidase family protein, with the protein MPPQDNPPVPAELSSDPSAELRDVELLSRVSYGRLATSLHAMPYVAPARHVVSNDGNVLLRVHAGLELARSCGGSVVAYGADNLNSGADALWSVQCTGTAEIVEPTAAEVASFGPGPDQVDGEPFEPVYMRLRPRFVTVHTSCSSALSEGRLAERSTEGSAGRTTSRATGRATGRSTERSTERSVRHAV; encoded by the coding sequence ATGCCTCCCCAGGACAATCCCCCCGTCCCGGCCGAGCTCTCGTCGGACCCCTCCGCGGAGCTCCGCGACGTCGAGCTGCTCTCCCGGGTGTCGTACGGGCGGCTGGCGACCAGCCTGCACGCGATGCCGTACGTCGCACCGGCGCGCCATGTCGTGTCGAACGACGGGAACGTCCTGCTCCGCGTCCACGCCGGACTCGAACTCGCCAGGAGCTGCGGCGGCAGCGTGGTGGCGTACGGCGCGGACAACCTCAATTCGGGCGCGGACGCCCTCTGGTCGGTCCAGTGCACCGGCACGGCGGAGATCGTCGAGCCCACGGCGGCCGAGGTCGCGAGCTTCGGGCCGGGCCCCGACCAGGTGGACGGAGAACCCTTCGAACCGGTCTACATGCGCCTGCGGCCCCGGTTCGTCACGGTGCACACGTCGTGCTCGTCGGCGCTCTCCGAGGGGCGGTTGGCAGAGCGGTCCACCGAGGGATCCGCAGGCCGAACCACCAGCCGAGCCACAGGCCGGGCCACGGGCCGATCCACAGAGCGATCCACAGAGCGATCCGTGCGACACGCTGTGTGA
- a CDS encoding phosphotransferase: protein MPRSSANALAPSPPLGELLRRYDDPGEPLSCEPVTQGLLNRGYRLATTRGAYFLKQHVDAPTADRATIVRQHRATQRLESLGVPVAPPVADTAGDTVAVIGGRCYALHPWIDGRHRDGAQLTTAESRRLGALLGLVHTGLERVMEAEPHPRTHHSADPDETFALIDDLLDLARRHHPRDAFDALAEHRLVERRTLLERHAHRRPPPGTASGWVHGDFHPLNLLYRGDHRGAEPAAIVDWDRLGVQPRAEEAVRAAVIFFVRPAGELELAKVRAYARAYRRAAGADRAELAAAVHRVWWERLNDFWILRWRYQLHDRRADPQFPAASALAVWWTREYEAVCEAFAG, encoded by the coding sequence GTGCCGCGCTCATCTGCTAATGCTCTGGCCCCCTCCCCGCCGCTGGGTGAGCTGCTGCGCCGCTACGACGACCCCGGCGAGCCCCTCTCCTGCGAGCCCGTCACCCAGGGCCTCCTCAACCGCGGCTACCGGCTCGCCACCACCCGCGGCGCCTACTTCCTCAAGCAGCACGTCGACGCCCCGACCGCCGACCGGGCCACCATCGTCCGCCAGCACCGCGCCACCCAGCGGCTCGAGTCCCTCGGCGTCCCCGTCGCCCCGCCGGTAGCGGACACGGCCGGCGACACCGTCGCCGTCATCGGCGGCCGCTGCTACGCGCTGCACCCCTGGATCGACGGCCGGCACCGGGACGGCGCCCAGCTGACCACCGCCGAGTCACGCCGCCTCGGCGCCCTGCTCGGCCTGGTGCACACGGGCCTTGAGCGGGTCATGGAGGCGGAACCGCACCCCCGCACCCACCACAGCGCCGACCCGGACGAGACCTTCGCGCTCATCGACGACCTGCTGGACCTGGCGCGCCGCCACCACCCCCGCGACGCCTTCGACGCCCTCGCCGAGCACCGCCTCGTCGAGCGCCGCACCCTCCTGGAACGCCACGCCCACCGCCGCCCGCCGCCCGGCACCGCCAGCGGCTGGGTGCACGGCGACTTCCACCCGCTCAACCTGCTCTACCGGGGGGACCACCGCGGCGCAGAGCCCGCCGCGATCGTCGACTGGGACCGCCTCGGGGTGCAGCCGCGCGCCGAGGAGGCCGTACGGGCCGCGGTGATCTTCTTCGTCCGGCCTGCGGGCGAGCTGGAGCTGGCGAAGGTACGGGCGTACGCGCGCGCCTACCGCCGCGCGGCCGGCGCGGACCGCGCGGAACTGGCGGCCGCGGTCCACCGCGTGTGGTGGGAGCGGCTCAACGACTTCTGGATCCTGCGCTGGCGCTACCAGCTGCACGACCGCAGGGCCGACCCGCAGTTTCCTGCGGCGTCGGCCCTGGCGGTGTGGTGGACGCGGGAGTACGAGGCGGTGTGCGAGGCGTTCGCGGGGTGA
- a CDS encoding response regulator transcription factor, translating into MREDGKITVFLLDDHEVVRRGVHELLSVEDDIEVVGEAGTAADALVRIPATRPDVAVLDVRLPDGSGVEVCREVRSQNDAIKCLMLTSYSDDEALFDAIMAGASGYVLKAIRGTELLAAVRDVAAGKSLLDPVATARVLERLRDGNAPKGDAKLASLTDQERRILDLIGEGLTNRAIGERLHLAEKTIKNYVSSLLAKLGMERRSQAAAYVARMQAERQ; encoded by the coding sequence GTGCGCGAAGACGGAAAAATCACAGTATTTCTGTTGGATGACCACGAAGTCGTCCGGCGTGGCGTCCACGAGCTGCTGTCGGTCGAGGACGACATCGAGGTCGTGGGCGAGGCCGGCACGGCGGCAGACGCCCTGGTCAGGATCCCCGCGACCCGCCCTGATGTGGCCGTTCTGGACGTACGGCTTCCGGACGGCAGCGGCGTCGAGGTCTGCCGTGAGGTTCGTTCCCAGAACGACGCCATCAAATGCCTGATGCTCACCTCGTACTCCGACGACGAGGCACTTTTCGACGCGATCATGGCCGGGGCCTCGGGCTATGTCCTCAAGGCCATCCGCGGCACCGAGCTGCTGGCGGCGGTGCGCGACGTGGCGGCGGGCAAGTCGCTGCTCGACCCCGTGGCCACCGCGCGCGTCCTGGAGCGGCTGCGCGACGGCAACGCCCCCAAGGGGGACGCGAAGCTCGCGAGCCTGACCGACCAGGAGCGCAGGATCCTGGATCTGATCGGCGAGGGGCTGACCAACCGGGCCATCGGCGAGCGACTCCACCTGGCCGAGAAGACCATCAAGAACTACGTATCCAGCCTGCTCGCGAAGCTGGGCATGGAGCGCCGCTCGCAGGCCGCGGCGTACGTGGCGCGCATGCAGGCGGAGCGGCAGTAG